In Diabrotica undecimpunctata isolate CICGRU chromosome 4, icDiaUnde3, whole genome shotgun sequence, a single genomic region encodes these proteins:
- the LOC140438172 gene encoding uncharacterized protein produces the protein MKLDVYLNILIICIGTVYASEANSTIVDKCQNGAFLPIVELVSNEKLCIQPPCEIYAGSAAYITINFTSPDYIASIKPTYIVEALGLPINYPVGNDACTALTNTICPLVKDEFVSYSYEMDIGTWYPEIPFSVQVSFTNMEDNSVILCFNLDLQVRKN, from the exons ATGAAGCTAGacgtttatttaaatattttaattatatgtatTGGTACCGTTTATGCATCTGAGGCCAATTCTACCATTGTAGATAAAT GTCAAAATGGAGCATTTTTGCCTATAGTGGAATTAGTATCAAACGAAAAACTGTGTATACAACCTCCTTGTGAGATATATGCTGGGTCAGCTGCTTACATAACCATCAATTTTACTTCAC ctGATTATATAGCATCCATAAAACCTACGTACATAGTCGAGGCACTAGGCTTACCAATAAATTATCCAGTTGGAAATGATGCCTGTACAGCGCTCACCAATACGATATGTCCCTTAGTTAAAGACGAATTTGTATCTTACAGTTATGAAATGGATATCGGAACTTGGTATCCAGAA aTTCCGTTTAGCGTGCAGGTTTCATTTACCAATATGGAGGACAATTCCGTTATATTATGTTTTAATCTCGACCTTCAAGTGAGAAAAAACTAA